The proteins below are encoded in one region of Desulfosalsimonas propionicica:
- a CDS encoding NUDIX hydrolase has translation MSAGDQKIRILGQTALTDRRFVNLFEIRYSDKKGNERRWDFVSRQNPPKIETGGFDIVDAVIIVPWHAPSGKLVVIREFRMPLNDYQYGFPAGLVDPGESPEQSAIRELGEETGLKTTGVRRTSPPIYVSSGLTDESIVMVYLDCEGHPSDGNTGSAEDIETVFLSRQEAADLCVAPDLKVDVKTWLVMDKFAATGGI, from the coding sequence ATGAGTGCAGGTGATCAAAAAATCCGGATTCTCGGCCAGACCGCTTTGACAGACCGCAGGTTTGTCAACTTGTTTGAAATCCGGTATTCCGATAAAAAAGGCAATGAAAGGCGCTGGGACTTTGTCTCCCGGCAGAATCCGCCCAAAATTGAAACTGGCGGATTTGACATTGTGGATGCGGTCATTATCGTACCCTGGCATGCGCCCAGCGGCAAGCTGGTTGTGATCCGGGAATTCCGGATGCCGTTAAACGACTACCAGTACGGATTTCCCGCCGGGCTGGTGGATCCGGGTGAAAGCCCGGAGCAAAGTGCCATCCGGGAACTCGGGGAGGAAACCGGCCTGAAGACCACCGGCGTTCGCCGCACAAGCCCGCCCATATATGTATCATCCGGCCTTACAGACGAATCCATTGTCATGGTGTATCTCGACTGTGAGGGCCATCCGTCCGACGGAAACACCGGAAGCGCAGAAGACATTGAAACCGTGTTTTTGTCCCGGCAGGAGGCCGCAGATCTGTGTGTTGCTCCGGATCTCAAGGTGGATGTGAAAACCTGGCTGGTCATGGACAAATTTGCCGCCACAGGCGGGATATAA
- a CDS encoding PilZ domain-containing protein: MDSQQNAKTIVDRRKSPRIQTENDVSYILFDANREVTDQGRAKALDLSQNGILLETEKPLNGSCIMLITLDLNGKKVKVKGRVANTRKSDKPGCHLTGIEFKSSEEQQIKAIVAFVKVYHNRRQRHQNKNLYSVQQPVS; this comes from the coding sequence ATGGATAGCCAGCAAAACGCAAAAACGATTGTGGACAGACGAAAAAGCCCTAGAATACAGACTGAAAACGATGTCAGCTACATTCTTTTCGATGCCAACAGGGAAGTAACGGATCAAGGCAGGGCAAAAGCCCTGGACCTGAGTCAAAACGGCATACTTTTGGAAACAGAAAAACCATTAAATGGCTCCTGCATTATGCTGATCACCCTGGATTTGAACGGAAAAAAGGTAAAAGTCAAAGGCCGAGTGGCAAATACCCGGAAATCAGATAAGCCGGGCTGCCATTTAACCGGGATTGAATTTAAAAGCTCTGAAGAACAACAGATAAAGGCCATTGTTGCATTTGTAAAAGTCTATCATAACCGCAGGCAACGCCATCAAAATAAAAATCTGTATTCAGTCCAGCAACCTGTTTCCTGA
- a CDS encoding 2-oxoacid:acceptor oxidoreductase family protein — MMEKCRLVFSGSGGQGIITAAILLAEAAVLHEGLNAVQSQSYGAQARGGAARSDVIIWDKPVYYPKVIQPNVLVCLTQTAYNKYHPTIRPGGLLITDTALVKVDKSAEARLAWLPFQDQIKQEMGNARGLNICVLGAVAALTQIVSIPSLESAVAGRFDERFREANLKALHMGIALGSQRSSASV, encoded by the coding sequence ATGATGGAAAAGTGCAGGCTGGTTTTTTCGGGTTCCGGGGGGCAGGGCATTATCACCGCAGCTATTCTGCTGGCAGAAGCCGCTGTTCTCCACGAGGGGTTAAACGCAGTCCAGTCCCAGAGCTACGGGGCCCAGGCCCGGGGCGGGGCTGCCAGAAGTGATGTGATCATTTGGGACAAGCCCGTTTACTACCCCAAGGTGATCCAGCCCAATGTCCTGGTCTGCCTGACCCAGACCGCATACAACAAATACCATCCCACCATCCGCCCCGGCGGCCTGCTGATCACCGACACCGCCCTGGTAAAAGTGGACAAAAGCGCTGAAGCCCGCCTGGCCTGGCTGCCGTTTCAGGATCAAATCAAACAGGAGATGGGCAATGCCCGGGGTTTGAATATCTGCGTGCTTGGCGCCGTGGCCGCCCTGACCCAAATCGTTTCCATCCCCAGCCTGGAATCAGCCGTGGCCGGCCGGTTTGATGAAAGATTCCGGGAAGCCAACCTCAAGGCCCTGCACATGGGAATAGCGCTTGGAAGCCAAAGATCTTCAGCCAGCGTTTAA